ATCAAACAAGAGATTTTAAAAGCGTTATCCGAATGGTAAATTAACTGGGTAAGCTCTTCAGGGGTTACTCCAATTCTTGATCAATTCCGAGGTTTAGGATGAAATTATCAAACCTGTATCAATCTCTACTAAATGGAATGAGTAAATCTATTATTGTTGATTAGTAATCAGTCATCTAACTGTTTACTGATAACTGATAACTGATAACTGATAACTGTCTGTATGCGTTTAGAGCAACTGCAATCTTTTCTGTCTGTTGCTGAGACGGGAAGCTTTCAACAAGCAGCACGCAAATGCGGGGTCACTCAATCAACCATTAGCCGACAGGTGCAGGGACTAGAGGAAGAACTGGGTTTACCTTTATTTCACCGCACGGCTCAGGCTAAATTAACCATTGGGGGTGAACGCTTTTGGCCCTATGCGCGCAAAATTTGCCAAACCTGGGACAGTGCGAAAGAGGAATTAGCGTCTCTGCTGATGGGAAAACAACCTGAACTCTGTGTTGCAGCCATTCATTCGGTTTGTTCCTCTTATTTACCCCCGGTTTTGCAGAAGTTTTGTTATGCCTATCCAGAGGTTCAGTTGCGGGTGACATCCTTGGGAAGCGATCGCGCGTTAAAAGTGCTTAAGGATGGATTAGTTGATATCGCCATTATTATGAATAATCGTTCTTTTACAGCCAGTGCAGAACTTTTAGTCGATATTCTCTATCAAGAACCCATTGAAGTCTTAATGGCCAGTAACCACCCGTTAACTCAATATTCTCAAGTTCCTTGGCATGAGTTAACTCGTTATCCGCAAGTGGTTTTTAAAGATGGTTATGGAATGCAGCGTTTAGTTCAAGAAAAGTTTACTCAAGCTGGAGCCAAGCTGAATGCAGTTTTAGAGTTAAATACATTGGATGGGTTTCGAGGGGTCATTCGTCAAGGCGAACTTATTGCTTTATTGCCCTATTCTGCCTTACTAGAAGCACGAACTGATCCCACCTTAGCTGTTCGTGGGTTAGCACCCCTACCCTTTGCCAACTCTAAACCTTTAATCGCGAGTTCTACTCCCTCTATGTTAATTCCTGCGGACGGGGATACAACTTGGACTCGTGAAGTGGTGATTGTCACCACACCTGATCGAATGCAAATTCCCCCCATTGCTTATTTTTGGCAACTGGTTCATGAGAGTCTTCCTGATCAACTCGATGGATCAATTAATTCTTTGAATCCCGAAACCCCTCTGTCGAAATAATAAAAACGCTACGATTAAGCTGAAGTTCAAAAATAGGTTGTCGGTTGTCGGTAACAGTCAACGGTCAACCGTCAGTAGAGATGTGTCATGGCACGTCTATACACAGTCAACAGTCAACACCACATCGGTATGAGTGATCGATTTAGAGAGTTACTTCGTCAAGTGGGTAGTGGAACCCATACCAGTGAGGCGTTGAGTCGTTCCCAAGTGGCAGAAGCCTTGAGATTAATGTTATTGCAGGAGGCAACTCCGGCTCAAATTGGTGCCTTTTTGATTGCTCATCGCATCCGACGTCCGACCGGTGAAGAATTAGCCGGAATGTTAGATGCTTATGAAGAAATCGGCCCTCAACTTCAGTTGGTTGCTTCTGCGCCAATGGTGTTGGGTTGTCCCTATGATGGTCGGTCTCGCACGGCTCCTTTTGCTCCCTTAACGGCTTTAATTTTAATCACCGCAGGGGTTCCGGTAATTTTACATGGGGGCCAACGAATGCCAACTAAAGAAGGTATTCCTTTAATTGAAATTTGGCAAGGGTTGGGGGTGGACTGGTCT
The Planktothrix tepida PCC 9214 DNA segment above includes these coding regions:
- a CDS encoding LysR family transcriptional regulator, with translation MRLEQLQSFLSVAETGSFQQAARKCGVTQSTISRQVQGLEEELGLPLFHRTAQAKLTIGGERFWPYARKICQTWDSAKEELASLLMGKQPELCVAAIHSVCSSYLPPVLQKFCYAYPEVQLRVTSLGSDRALKVLKDGLVDIAIIMNNRSFTASAELLVDILYQEPIEVLMASNHPLTQYSQVPWHELTRYPQVVFKDGYGMQRLVQEKFTQAGAKLNAVLELNTLDGFRGVIRQGELIALLPYSALLEARTDPTLAVRGLAPLPFANSKPLIASSTPSMLIPADGDTTWTREVVIVTTPDRMQIPPIAYFWQLVHESLPDQLDGSINSLNPETPLSK